In Actinomyces sp. zg-332, the following proteins share a genomic window:
- a CDS encoding APC family permease → MDDLFEKVKLLVVGKPMRSHYKNTHTLSKRIAIPIFGAVMISTLAYAPDEIFIVLSSNNIASISLTMLIGIMITLTMVATALSYRKTLYEYPKDNSDYEVVSSNLHPTISRVVVATLLVSYVLTLTVSISASASYISLLFPSFDGREKYIGIILILLLALINLRGIHITHKVFSFPVYLFLILVFIMIIVGYFQFFTSNLPILQTIQYDASYTNINNTSEISLFNFYVSVAAFAAGCVLLAGMTTVSNSVYVMKQPSSKNASKTMFALISIVSVAMLNIIFLASEIGVKRFATTSKQLLFHSAEIREVKVSPIIGQLSTSIFSNTSLIFTFIVFITSIVLIIAGNVAFHDFPNLASLLSRDSLLPNWLYKRGDRLTYSNGIIVLSILAIFLMVTFDADVSSLVQLYIITIFVTLSASQIAMVHYWNKQLRLETQSVIRRKNKISRVFNLVGAFISSFVLIMIIATRSLVATLVVIAMILIIFSFMGAVKSHYERISKQLAVKDYNDARILPSRVHAMILVSKLHQPSMRAISYARATNPSSLEILTVCVDQEEADQLHNQWQQSDLKVPLTFVHSPYRDITGPIIKYVRSVRKRSPRDLVMIFIPEYLLPNWWAKLLHNRTAIRLKTRLLFTPGVVLVNVPWRIDNVEDKEVSAKARVKAPEVVIRQDKQDNK, encoded by the coding sequence ATGGATGATTTATTTGAGAAAGTAAAATTATTAGTTGTTGGCAAACCAATGCGTTCTCACTATAAAAATACGCATACTTTGTCCAAACGAATTGCTATACCTATTTTTGGTGCAGTAATGATATCAACTTTGGCTTACGCTCCTGATGAGATATTTATAGTTTTATCATCAAATAATATCGCCAGTATATCTTTAACTATGTTAATAGGGATAATGATTACACTTACTATGGTTGCAACAGCATTATCCTACCGTAAAACTTTATATGAATACCCTAAAGACAACAGCGATTACGAAGTTGTTTCATCTAATCTTCATCCAACTATTTCTCGAGTAGTTGTTGCTACATTATTGGTTAGCTACGTTTTAACCTTAACCGTTTCCATATCTGCAAGTGCCAGCTATATTTCCTTACTGTTTCCATCTTTCGATGGCAGAGAAAAATACATTGGTATCATACTTATTCTTTTGCTCGCTCTAATAAATTTACGTGGTATACATATAACACATAAAGTATTTTCATTTCCTGTTTACTTATTTTTAATTCTCGTATTTATAATGATTATAGTAGGATATTTCCAGTTCTTTACATCAAATCTTCCTATTTTACAAACGATACAATATGATGCTAGCTACACTAATATTAACAATACAAGTGAAATTAGCTTATTCAACTTCTATGTAAGCGTAGCTGCCTTTGCTGCAGGTTGCGTATTACTTGCTGGAATGACAACTGTATCTAATAGTGTTTACGTCATGAAACAACCATCAAGTAAAAACGCCTCTAAAACCATGTTCGCCCTGATAAGTATTGTTTCTGTGGCTATGCTCAATATCATATTCTTAGCTTCAGAAATAGGTGTAAAACGTTTCGCAACCACCAGCAAACAACTTTTATTCCATTCAGCTGAAATAAGAGAAGTAAAAGTGTCTCCTATTATTGGTCAGCTCAGCACAAGTATTTTTTCAAATACCTCACTTATTTTTACTTTTATTGTTTTTATAACTAGTATTGTCTTAATTATTGCTGGTAATGTAGCTTTTCATGACTTCCCTAATTTAGCTTCTTTGCTTTCAAGGGATAGTCTCTTGCCTAACTGGTTATATAAACGAGGAGATAGGCTAACTTATTCTAATGGAATAATTGTTTTATCAATTTTAGCTATATTCCTGATGGTAACTTTTGATGCTGATGTTTCTAGCCTTGTGCAACTTTATATTATTACCATTTTTGTTACACTTTCAGCTTCGCAAATAGCGATGGTACATTATTGGAATAAACAGTTACGACTTGAAACTCAAAGCGTTATACGTAGGAAGAATAAAATCTCTAGGGTTTTCAACCTAGTAGGTGCTTTTATTAGTTCATTTGTGTTAATCATGATAATTGCGACACGGAGTTTAGTAGCAACTCTAGTAGTTATAGCAATGATTCTGATTATTTTTAGCTTTATGGGAGCTGTTAAATCACACTATGAACGTATTTCAAAACAACTTGCTGTAAAAGATTATAACGATGCTAGAATTCTTCCATCAAGAGTTCACGCTATGATACTTGTCTCTAAGTTACATCAGCCTTCAATGCGTGCAATTTCTTATGCTAGAGCAACTAACCCATCTAGCTTGGAAATATTGACGGTGTGTGTAGACCAAGAAGAAGCCGACCAACTTCATAATCAGTGGCAGCAATCTGACTTGAAAGTTCCATTGACTTTTGTACACTCACCTTATCGTGACATAACAGGTCCAATTATCAAATATGTTCGCTCAGTTAGAAAGCGTTCTCCTAGGGACTTGGTTATGATTTTTATTCCAGAGTATCTATTACCTAACTGGTGGGCTAAACTACTACATAATAGGACAGCCATTCGTTTGAAGACTCGTCTCTTGTTTACTCCTGGTGTAGTTTTAGTTAATGTACCTTGGCGTATTGATAACGTTGAAGATAAAGAAGTTAGTGCTAAAGCTAGGGTTAAAGCACCTGAAGTTGTTATAAGACAAGATAAGCAAGATAATAAGTAA
- a CDS encoding class I SAM-dependent methyltransferase: MKSYQDINKETIDKWAEEGWEWAKPISHEEYVNAKNGTWNVLLTPTVFVPHSWFGNLKGKKILGLASGGGQQMPIFNALGAICSVIDYSPKQIESELKVAERQGYEIDAIQADMTKTFPYDDETFDIVFHPVSNCYVEDVQHVFNETYRVLKKGGIFLAGLNNEINYIVDDDEKEVIWQMPFNPVKDEKAREYLIKYDAGMQFSHNMTEQIGGQLKAGFTLLDLYEDTNGSGRLHELNIKTFIATKSVKL, from the coding sequence GTGAAATCATATCAGGACATAAATAAAGAAACGATTGATAAATGGGCTGAAGAAGGATGGGAATGGGCAAAGCCTATCTCTCATGAAGAATATGTTAATGCAAAAAATGGTACTTGGAATGTTTTACTAACACCAACTGTATTCGTTCCTCATAGTTGGTTTGGAAACTTAAAAGGTAAGAAAATATTAGGATTGGCATCAGGCGGGGGACAGCAAATGCCAATATTCAACGCATTGGGTGCGATATGTAGCGTGATTGATTACTCTCCAAAACAAATTGAATCTGAGTTGAAAGTTGCAGAAAGACAAGGGTATGAAATAGATGCTATACAGGCAGATATGACAAAAACCTTTCCTTATGATGATGAGACTTTTGATATTGTTTTTCACCCTGTATCAAATTGTTATGTTGAAGATGTACAACATGTTTTTAATGAGACATATAGAGTCTTGAAAAAGGGAGGAATTTTTCTTGCAGGATTAAATAATGAAATCAACTATATTGTTGATGATGATGAAAAAGAAGTAATTTGGCAAATGCCGTTTAACCCTGTGAAAGATGAAAAAGCTAGAGAATACCTGATTAAATACGACGCAGGAATGCAGTTTTCTCATAACATGACGGAACAAATAGGTGGGCAGTTGAAAGCAGGCTTTACATTGCTTGACTTATACGAAGATACTAATGGCTCTGGAAGACTTCATGAATTGAACATCAAAACCTTTATAGCAACTAAATCAGTTAAACTATAA
- a CDS encoding class I SAM-dependent RNA methyltransferase, which produces MSQTFDCLLVKPVHKGQCIARVNGKVLLVQGGIPGEKVSVEIVEEKKSYSVARVVKVILPSPSRVSGVWREGEEKGLGGLELSHVAYPDQLKWKTDVLNDSFSRIAGEKVLAQLKELPPINVRDVNTRSGYAVHGLPPAKDHTHWRTRMVFVADKDSNLGMSKYHTNDILAVETMPLASKKILDSGILGKNGILKSVLSPGDIVYCVVDSQDGVYFTVNDVTYDVNGEIINNPVLIERVKTFASDVYEYKVNPTSFWQIHEKAPNILVDTVLKASSGQDFSSYSDFNPLVLRDSAFSLGEKIRQSLAGKKVLELYSGSGLFTKPLADYVGKNGKIVAIEGDRQATQSAKENLKDSLNVECFKANIDGKLISKVISKYGQFDVVVADPSRSGCGKEVVQKICAESGAEYFVYIACDIASLSRDIKVAVENGYKIAQIVSYDLFPHTHHFETVALLERVRK; this is translated from the coding sequence ATGTCACAAACCTTTGATTGCCTTCTTGTAAAGCCAGTTCATAAAGGTCAGTGTATTGCACGTGTAAATGGGAAAGTGTTACTTGTACAAGGTGGCATTCCTGGGGAAAAAGTTAGTGTTGAAATTGTTGAAGAAAAAAAGAGCTATTCGGTTGCACGTGTTGTGAAAGTTATTCTGCCTTCTCCTAGCAGAGTATCTGGAGTCTGGCGCGAAGGTGAAGAAAAAGGACTTGGGGGACTAGAATTATCTCATGTTGCTTATCCTGATCAGCTGAAGTGGAAAACTGACGTATTGAATGATAGCTTTTCACGTATTGCTGGAGAAAAAGTCTTAGCTCAGCTCAAAGAATTGCCTCCAATAAATGTTAGGGATGTAAATACTCGTTCAGGCTATGCAGTGCATGGTCTACCACCTGCGAAAGATCATACACATTGGCGTACACGTATGGTGTTTGTAGCTGATAAAGATTCTAATTTAGGGATGAGTAAATATCACACCAATGATATTCTTGCTGTTGAAACTATGCCTTTAGCATCTAAGAAAATTTTAGATAGTGGTATTTTAGGCAAAAACGGTATTTTAAAAAGTGTCTTATCACCTGGAGATATAGTTTATTGTGTAGTAGATAGTCAAGATGGTGTCTATTTTACAGTCAATGATGTTACTTATGATGTTAATGGTGAAATTATAAATAATCCTGTACTTATTGAAAGAGTAAAAACTTTTGCTTCAGATGTATATGAGTATAAGGTAAATCCTACATCTTTTTGGCAAATTCATGAAAAAGCACCAAATATTCTAGTTGATACTGTTTTGAAGGCTTCGAGTGGGCAAGACTTTTCTTCTTACAGTGATTTCAATCCTTTAGTTTTAAGGGATTCTGCTTTTAGTTTAGGGGAAAAAATTCGTCAGAGTCTTGCTGGTAAAAAGGTTTTAGAACTTTATAGCGGAAGTGGGCTTTTTACTAAACCTCTAGCTGATTACGTTGGTAAAAACGGTAAAATTGTAGCTATTGAAGGTGATAGGCAAGCTACGCAAAGTGCTAAGGAAAACTTGAAAGATAGCTTAAATGTAGAATGTTTCAAAGCCAATATTGACGGAAAGCTTATCTCTAAAGTGATTTCCAAATATGGACAATTTGATGTTGTTGTGGCTGACCCCTCACGTTCAGGTTGTGGTAAGGAAGTTGTGCAAAAGATTTGTGCTGAAAGTGGTGCTGAATACTTCGTTTATATAGCTTGTGATATTGCTTCGTTGAGCCGTGATATAAAAGTAGCTGTAGAAAATGGTTATAAGATTGCGCAGATAGTTTCTTATGATTTATTCCCGCATACTCATCACTTCGAGACGGTGGCTCTGCTTGAAAGAGTGCGAAAGTAA
- a CDS encoding TetR/AcrR family transcriptional regulator C-terminal domain-containing protein: MAERTKIWIANAMKKLMVKKKIEKIRVTEICKEAEIQRPTFYYHFKDKYDLLAWIFFHNAFETNIISIESVAKSMNQMREDFTFYKRTYEDTSKYSLWKYMVEYFVHRYSEEAKRILDTDTLDPQTMYSIRLYCHGGVGMTKEWLLSDSSIPAETVVEMMFISMPESLRKIFFHE, from the coding sequence ATGGCTGAACGAACAAAAATATGGATAGCTAATGCTATGAAAAAACTTATGGTAAAGAAAAAGATAGAAAAAATCCGTGTAACAGAAATCTGTAAAGAAGCAGAAATACAGCGTCCGACTTTTTATTATCATTTCAAAGATAAATACGATCTTCTAGCATGGATATTTTTTCATAACGCTTTTGAAACGAACATTATATCAATCGAATCAGTAGCCAAAAGTATGAATCAAATGAGAGAAGACTTTACTTTTTACAAACGAACATACGAAGATACGTCAAAATATTCTTTATGGAAATATATGGTTGAGTACTTCGTTCACAGATATTCCGAAGAAGCAAAAAGAATTTTAGACACAGATACATTAGATCCCCAAACTATGTATAGCATTCGTCTTTACTGCCACGGTGGTGTGGGTATGACAAAAGAATGGCTACTTAGCGACAGTAGCATACCGGCGGAAACTGTAGTGGAAATGATGTTTATTTCTATGCCAGAAAGTTTAAGAAAAATATTTTTTCATGAATAA
- a CDS encoding alpha/beta fold hydrolase, protein MKDGTKIYYEDHGQGETLLFSHGLNSSHLALRDFINEFKGEYRVVFYDQRGHESSDRAKIHMNVKTLGQDMNELIEALDLKDITVIGHSMGAASIFSYVDQFGCGKLKRIVAADMSPRISNADWQGGIGQGQWTDEDFMQDLERIFDNIGYAGWYITKNMMNPALADFPVEMEEAMIVLCGKGFDPLTMASLWFSLFRVDQRPVMEKITVPFLYIMPEIPLYNMTNVDFMRSHVKGSFTLEKDFPGTTHNIFEQMPHEVADKVKSFINKN, encoded by the coding sequence ATGAAAGACGGAACAAAAATATATTACGAGGATCATGGACAGGGAGAAACCCTTTTATTCAGCCATGGACTTAATTCTTCACATTTAGCACTTAGAGATTTTATTAATGAGTTCAAGGGAGAATATAGGGTTGTCTTTTATGACCAGCGCGGACATGAATCTTCTGATAGAGCAAAAATTCACATGAACGTAAAAACTCTCGGGCAGGATATGAACGAGTTAATTGAAGCATTAGATCTGAAAGATATAACCGTGATTGGGCATTCTATGGGAGCGGCATCTATTTTCAGCTATGTTGATCAGTTTGGCTGTGGAAAGCTAAAAAGAATCGTTGCTGCAGATATGTCTCCAAGAATTAGTAATGCTGACTGGCAAGGCGGAATTGGTCAGGGACAGTGGACAGACGAAGACTTCATGCAAGATTTAGAGAGAATCTTTGATAATATCGGATACGCTGGTTGGTATATTACGAAGAATATGATGAATCCCGCTCTTGCTGATTTCCCTGTAGAAATGGAAGAAGCGATGATAGTACTTTGCGGAAAAGGTTTTGATCCTCTTACAATGGCAAGCTTATGGTTCTCATTGTTTAGAGTAGATCAACGTCCTGTAATGGAAAAGATTACTGTTCCATTTCTTTATATTATGCCGGAAATTCCTCTCTATAACATGACAAATGTTGATTTTATGAGGAGTCACGTTAAAGGCTCTTTCACCTTGGAAAAAGATTTTCCAGGAACAACTCATAATATTTTTGAGCAGATGCCACATGAGGTGGCTGATAAAGTAAAGAGCTTTATTAATAAGAATTAA